A window of Photobacterium sp. GJ3 contains these coding sequences:
- a CDS encoding VCBS repeat-containing protein, whose translation MYRLLLAMFVLLTPVSHASTVGTLPGELLVDAGSAMYQIPLQLPEGRGGNTPQLTIAYSSQGSGYSSLGPGFSLSGLSVISRCGSTFGTDGFQRSPNYTYEDNFCLDGSRLISVSGQRGKSGSRYKTEIDQYSQITLTGDSLGASSQFIVRTKSGDVLTYQNDSENLVWLLTESTDTTNKNVIRYKYTDRHLIRQMTYDVYSIDFAYQTNTSSLQNGLISKVNGKVKQQYEKLSKVSIAINGKLKNTYHLSYSGSDFRTNTPTRLVSVQYCGANGSCLPKTNFHWNGNSAFSLNRSSSVKVPNWSSGGVSDGAWVDVDGDKQLDYCQKYNKVTTDGLYEFRPKTIDCNLGNGSSFTHTYHYKAASESWWLDVNNDGKTEYCSLSDSHLYCSNFSKGGVTNFSIHIGSWGTDKDRRWWLDFNGDGRVDFCRSDGSLLRCSMNKDGRSFYEKKFNISNWGDIQRTWWTDIDGNGFQDYCRAVSDAGHGGTLRCDLFNGDRIYATKDLHVDDWGYDDRRWWTDINGDGASDYCRAVGDKSGANSRLRCSLGSVGKVNDLKTGFEVSGLDWGYSDKRWWVDFNKDGKQDYCRAVGGKPYTMLCTSMSGSNTWSNYSFVISDWGYTSKNWIVDINSDGNIEYCGHVGKTSGLNSSIACHSNTTIKPSPVLFTGATNGLGHHSSVVFTTLFDSQTYHKDAQYPGDTRQLNYKFPQLNAYGPMYIVKQLKSENGAGTNQFNTYDFTYGTASYHLLGHGFSGFAWIQQKEKNGNKITRVRETYYNNEFPLNGTVKESREYFGHKSVLLNQSQNTFHQGVTLTSSHVEQQVAETVSLSPIFGKVETLSTAETNRYEFYQANGKNYLKTPDRFIPIHSDVVIPVVIPSHEFYLFDKGGVYSYDENGNPIHLATVKSLSSAEIEAVRPQLQGKSSVIYEISKEGTVSNGHPYQLLTKTVNKVTTARVYQVEQNKTTEKSYDLSGQLVSTVITENADIDEFGNVGTVTVSTTAKNPVSFADETFSKVTQSSYKNDTSTWYLGRLTTSSVIHRDPSGQTETRTASFEYDPATGLLSKEVSAAGSLLALTTTYTRNDEGVVESTLVSGDAGNGGIAQRRSTVEKTYSGDLVTVVTTNAMGQSSTQIINRYENTATVKDSNGLVAATDYDEFGRETNKEVLKGTASQLNTSIQYLPVNNSQCHALKPNNQIVYCVITKSEGSGEVRQFFDQFKREWRTARLSVGGKRWILKDTFYNEKNQIVRVSRPYYQGDTPQYSNTTYDALGRLQSVSEPGPAGKGDVYASYVYAPLKVTETDALGRKKTTYSNAMGWVVRIEQPMSASVVNEYSPTGKLVKATGAGGATILNTYDDLGNKQTTQDPDLGFWRYEYDSFGNLLKQTDAKGQSVVMQYDALNRMVKRIDEKLIVENQKPKSQLTESKWYYDSYGGETWQGALIRSETPGYLKKLSYTSLGQLQKEEIFTADHTFAREFAYDRFGRVVKDIRPNNFTLEHEYDDVTGVMTGVYGAPSQFRLDFNPTEYNQVIKPLLAEALAKASDYVSKSKELQHQAVTYSQRREEYEWLLDQVNNIRGGDADIYSQVNHKTLSVYRDAQGDLYLEVPDNFILIHNDVSIPVITPPNYHLKLVGDQLSKVSLSDWQNKISGLTATGETAFFGDYNNDGQYDLTRLGISKSMPQIYDSLVSTYFQRLNQLAAEIQRLEYVEAHTRMQATTYAAAAAQLVTLTKQTLLVASRYEDIGEQNQIQYEQLTDLTEQQIKKNRIYYWKLNSLDAEGRITAETYGNGLLNQYDYNEGNGQLQNISTHQGRTAKRLLHYRYDAMDNVQLREDVITGISESYTYDVLDRLKTNKIVDTLGLNRDNPLFNKTYRVDYDVNGNISYKSDVGQYAYQDKQHVHAVTQAGDQTYTYDLNGNMLEGDGRVFEWSSFNKPTQITRGERWAAFSYGPDRARYLKTNHKGDKTWYLGKAYERVDYSNGDVEHKQFINAGGKLVALNIDKKTTKNDTEASVDRQLRYFHSDALGSADLITDIWGNVVDRRNFDAWGKERDFVWETDASFVQQALMTNRVIPVMSRSMRSI comes from the coding sequence ATGTATCGCTTATTGTTGGCAATGTTCGTATTACTCACGCCTGTTTCTCATGCCAGTACAGTCGGAACTTTACCCGGTGAACTATTGGTGGATGCCGGTTCGGCGATGTATCAAATCCCGTTGCAGCTTCCGGAAGGTCGTGGTGGAAATACCCCGCAATTGACGATTGCTTATAGCAGTCAGGGTTCAGGTTATAGCTCATTGGGGCCAGGATTTTCCTTATCAGGGCTGAGTGTCATTTCGCGTTGTGGCTCAACATTTGGTACAGACGGATTTCAGCGATCTCCAAACTATACCTATGAAGATAATTTTTGTTTGGATGGCTCCCGATTGATTTCGGTTTCTGGTCAGCGGGGGAAAAGTGGATCGCGCTACAAAACGGAAATTGATCAGTATAGTCAGATCACGTTGACCGGCGATTCACTCGGTGCCTCAAGCCAGTTTATCGTCAGAACGAAGTCTGGTGATGTGCTGACTTATCAAAATGACTCAGAAAATTTAGTCTGGTTGCTCACTGAGTCAACGGATACAACGAACAAGAATGTTATCCGATACAAATACACTGACAGGCATCTGATTCGTCAGATGACTTACGATGTATACAGTATTGATTTTGCCTATCAAACCAACACATCGTCATTGCAAAATGGCCTGATCAGTAAGGTAAATGGCAAGGTCAAGCAGCAGTACGAGAAACTGTCCAAGGTAAGTATTGCGATCAACGGAAAACTAAAGAATACCTATCATCTGTCCTATTCAGGTTCAGATTTTCGGACGAATACTCCGACACGTCTTGTCTCTGTTCAATATTGCGGTGCAAACGGAAGCTGTTTGCCGAAAACAAACTTTCACTGGAACGGAAATTCGGCATTCAGTTTAAATCGCTCTTCTTCAGTCAAAGTCCCGAACTGGTCCTCTGGCGGTGTATCAGATGGGGCTTGGGTTGATGTTGATGGCGATAAGCAGCTCGATTATTGCCAGAAATATAACAAAGTCACAACAGATGGGCTCTACGAGTTTAGACCGAAGACAATCGATTGTAACTTAGGAAACGGGAGTTCTTTTACTCATACTTATCATTATAAAGCTGCGAGTGAAAGCTGGTGGCTGGATGTGAATAATGATGGGAAAACAGAATATTGTTCACTGTCTGATAGCCATTTATATTGTTCAAACTTTTCGAAAGGTGGCGTAACAAACTTTTCTATTCATATTGGTTCGTGGGGAACCGACAAAGACAGACGCTGGTGGCTGGATTTTAATGGGGACGGGAGAGTGGATTTCTGCCGCAGTGATGGCAGCCTGTTGCGTTGTAGTATGAATAAAGATGGCCGGTCTTTCTATGAGAAGAAATTTAATATCTCAAACTGGGGTGATATTCAACGAACCTGGTGGACAGATATCGATGGGAATGGCTTCCAGGATTATTGTCGTGCTGTGAGCGATGCGGGCCATGGCGGTACGTTGCGCTGTGACCTTTTTAATGGCGACAGAATCTATGCGACGAAAGATCTTCATGTTGATGACTGGGGCTATGACGATCGCCGTTGGTGGACGGACATTAATGGGGATGGAGCCAGCGATTATTGTCGTGCAGTCGGGGATAAATCAGGCGCAAACAGCAGGTTGCGTTGTTCACTGGGTTCTGTGGGGAAAGTGAATGACCTGAAAACAGGTTTTGAAGTTTCAGGGCTGGATTGGGGCTACAGCGATAAACGATGGTGGGTCGATTTCAATAAAGACGGCAAACAAGACTATTGTCGTGCCGTTGGTGGTAAACCCTACACCATGTTGTGCACTTCAATGAGTGGTTCGAATACTTGGTCGAACTACTCTTTTGTGATTTCGGATTGGGGATATACCAGCAAGAACTGGATCGTTGATATTAATAGTGACGGTAATATTGAATACTGTGGTCACGTTGGGAAAACCTCTGGATTAAATAGTTCTATTGCATGCCATAGCAATACGACAATCAAACCTTCTCCTGTTTTATTTACGGGTGCCACGAATGGTTTAGGGCATCATTCTTCCGTTGTATTCACAACGCTATTTGATAGTCAAACCTATCATAAGGATGCGCAATATCCTGGTGATACGCGTCAACTGAATTATAAATTTCCGCAACTGAATGCTTACGGCCCGATGTATATTGTGAAACAGCTCAAGTCTGAAAATGGTGCGGGTACAAATCAATTCAATACCTATGATTTCACGTATGGTACGGCCAGCTATCATTTGCTCGGACATGGTTTTTCCGGGTTTGCATGGATTCAGCAAAAAGAGAAAAACGGAAACAAGATTACGCGTGTTCGTGAGACTTATTACAATAACGAGTTTCCACTGAATGGCACGGTAAAAGAAAGTCGTGAATATTTTGGTCATAAGTCGGTTCTGTTGAATCAGAGCCAAAATACCTTTCATCAAGGTGTGACGTTAACATCTTCACATGTTGAACAGCAAGTTGCTGAAACGGTCAGCCTCAGTCCGATTTTTGGCAAAGTAGAGACACTGTCAACGGCAGAAACGAACCGCTATGAATTCTATCAGGCCAATGGGAAAAATTACCTGAAAACACCGGATCGATTTATTCCGATCCATAGTGATGTTGTGATTCCTGTTGTGATTCCATCTCATGAATTTTATTTATTTGATAAAGGGGGCGTTTATTCATATGACGAAAATGGTAACCCGATTCATTTAGCGACAGTCAAGAGTTTGTCTTCTGCCGAGATTGAAGCGGTGAGGCCACAACTTCAGGGGAAGTCTAGCGTTATTTATGAAATTTCGAAGGAGGGAACGGTATCGAATGGTCATCCGTACCAACTCTTAACGAAAACTGTTAACAAGGTGACGACGGCTCGGGTATATCAGGTCGAACAGAATAAAACAACAGAGAAAAGTTATGATCTGAGTGGCCAACTGGTTTCAACCGTGATCACTGAAAATGCAGACATCGATGAATTTGGAAATGTCGGCACAGTCACTGTATCAACAACCGCAAAGAACCCTGTTAGTTTCGCTGATGAAACGTTCAGTAAAGTAACGCAAAGCAGCTATAAAAATGACACATCGACATGGTATTTGGGCCGCTTAACAACATCGTCGGTGATCCATCGGGACCCAAGCGGACAGACTGAAACCAGAACGGCATCTTTCGAATATGATCCTGCAACGGGATTGTTGTCCAAAGAAGTCTCCGCTGCGGGAAGCTTACTGGCCTTAACGACCACATATACACGGAATGATGAGGGGGTTGTTGAATCCACTCTCGTCAGTGGTGATGCAGGCAATGGCGGTATTGCACAAAGACGGTCGACGGTTGAGAAAACTTACAGCGGTGATTTGGTCACGGTTGTGACAACAAATGCAATGGGGCAATCGTCAACTCAAATTATTAACCGCTATGAAAATACGGCGACGGTCAAAGACAGCAATGGGCTGGTCGCTGCGACTGATTACGATGAATTTGGCCGGGAAACGAATAAAGAAGTTCTGAAAGGAACAGCATCGCAACTCAATACTTCCATCCAGTATCTGCCAGTCAATAACTCGCAATGCCATGCGCTGAAACCCAACAATCAGATTGTTTACTGCGTGATCACCAAATCAGAAGGAAGCGGTGAAGTCAGGCAGTTCTTTGATCAATTCAAACGTGAGTGGCGTACGGCGAGATTGTCCGTTGGGGGCAAGCGTTGGATTCTGAAAGATACCTTCTATAACGAAAAAAATCAGATTGTCAGGGTCAGCCGCCCTTATTATCAGGGTGACACTCCCCAATATTCGAATACCACCTATGATGCACTGGGGCGCCTCCAGTCTGTTTCAGAGCCGGGGCCAGCAGGCAAAGGAGATGTATACGCTTCTTATGTTTATGCGCCGCTCAAAGTCACTGAAACCGATGCGCTCGGGCGGAAGAAAACAACCTACAGCAATGCCATGGGTTGGGTTGTTCGCATTGAACAACCGATGTCTGCAAGTGTGGTGAATGAATATAGCCCGACTGGAAAGCTGGTGAAAGCAACGGGCGCAGGCGGTGCAACCATCCTGAATACCTACGATGACCTGGGGAATAAGCAAACAACCCAGGATCCCGATTTAGGCTTCTGGCGATATGAATATGATTCGTTTGGCAATCTGCTGAAACAGACTGATGCGAAAGGGCAAAGCGTTGTGATGCAGTACGATGCGCTGAACCGGATGGTGAAGCGTATTGATGAAAAACTCATCGTTGAAAATCAGAAGCCGAAAAGCCAACTGACCGAGAGCAAATGGTATTACGACAGCTATGGGGGTGAAACCTGGCAGGGAGCACTGATTCGTTCAGAAACACCGGGTTATCTGAAGAAACTCAGTTATACCTCCCTCGGTCAATTGCAGAAAGAAGAGATTTTCACCGCGGATCATACGTTCGCGCGTGAGTTTGCCTATGACAGATTTGGTCGTGTGGTGAAAGATATCCGGCCCAATAACTTTACGCTTGAACATGAGTATGATGATGTGACTGGTGTGATGACGGGCGTGTATGGCGCACCGAGTCAGTTCAGGCTGGATTTCAATCCGACAGAATACAATCAGGTGATTAAGCCACTGCTGGCCGAAGCGCTGGCCAAAGCATCTGATTACGTCAGTAAGTCAAAAGAGCTTCAGCATCAGGCCGTGACTTACAGCCAGCGACGGGAAGAATACGAGTGGCTCTTGGATCAGGTGAATAACATTCGCGGTGGTGATGCTGATATTTATAGTCAGGTGAATCATAAAACGCTCTCGGTCTATCGTGATGCGCAAGGCGATCTGTATCTGGAAGTGCCGGATAACTTTATTCTGATTCACAATGACGTCAGTATTCCGGTGATCACACCACCGAATTACCATCTTAAACTGGTCGGTGATCAATTAAGTAAGGTGAGTCTGTCGGACTGGCAAAATAAAATCTCAGGTCTGACGGCCACCGGCGAAACCGCCTTCTTCGGGGATTACAACAACGATGGCCAGTATGATCTGACCCGGCTTGGAATCAGCAAGTCCATGCCTCAGATTTACGATAGTCTGGTGAGCACATACTTCCAGCGGTTGAATCAGCTGGCCGCTGAAATTCAGCGCCTTGAATATGTGGAAGCGCATACGCGGATGCAGGCGACCACTTATGCAGCAGCGGCGGCCCAACTCGTGACGCTCACCAAGCAAACGCTGTTGGTGGCTTCTCGCTATGAAGACATCGGTGAACAGAACCAGATCCAGTATGAGCAATTAACGGATCTGACCGAGCAGCAAATCAAGAAGAACCGGATTTATTACTGGAAACTGAACAGCTTGGATGCTGAAGGCAGGATTACGGCTGAGACTTACGGTAACGGGCTGCTCAACCAGTATGATTACAATGAAGGGAATGGGCAGTTACAGAACATTTCTACGCATCAGGGAAGAACGGCGAAACGATTGCTGCACTACCGTTATGATGCGATGGATAACGTTCAGTTGCGGGAAGATGTTATCACCGGGATTTCAGAGTCCTATACCTATGATGTTCTCGATCGTTTAAAAACGAATAAAATCGTCGATACGTTGGGTCTGAACCGTGACAATCCGCTGTTCAACAAAACCTATCGTGTGGATTATGACGTCAATGGCAACATCAGTTATAAATCTGATGTCGGCCAGTATGCGTATCAGGATAAACAGCATGTGCATGCGGTCACGCAAGCCGGTGACCAGACTTACACTTATGATCTGAACGGAAATATGCTGGAAGGCGATGGCCGGGTCTTTGAGTGGAGCAGTTTTAATAAGCCGACTCAAATAACCCGTGGCGAGCGCTGGGCTGCATTCAGCTATGGCCCGGACAGGGCGCGATATCTGAAAACGAATCACAAAGGGGACAAAACCTGGTATCTCGGTAAAGCATACGAACGGGTTGATTACAGCAACGGTGATGTTGAACACAAGCAGTTCATCAATGCGGGCGGTAAGCTGGTCGCGCTGAATATCGATAAGAAAACGACGAAAAATGATACGGAAGCATCTGTCGACAGGCAGTTGCGTTACTTCCATAGCGATGCGTTGGGCAGTGCCGATCTGATCACCGACATATGGGGCAATGTGGTCGACCGACGCAACTTTGATGCCTGGGGCAAAGAGCGGGATTTCGTCTGGGAAACGGACGCCTCTTTTGTCCAGCAGGCTTTAATGACCAATCGGGTTATACCGGTCATGAGCAGGTCGATGAGGTCGATCTGA
- a CDS encoding RHS repeat domain-containing protein, with protein MNGRMYDATLGRFVSADTFIQAPDNSQSFNRYSYVLNNPMKYNDPSGHFFKKLFKSIKKHWRTVAAIAIAVVAPYAAAYMLTVGSIAAAGGWAAAIGALSAGQLAAVGFVAGAIGGAITGRSFKSALLGGIAGAAFGAMHAWNPMGSEMALKAIAHGVAGGFSSVMQGGQFGDGFISAFSTQAFTLAGGFEALGATGSQRLGQKLYNAMISAVVGGTVSSLSGGKFENGAVSGAFSRMLNDTIQDKLGVAKYSRVVEKQVFKDGMPVQEVRPVKTGWVAIEGANDFLAKVIGKNLNVELSVLEQQSKVFNLYEENVYYETYGLKDGKLLEISDLQPTNNFRWRPTGQVIQSKIIDFRICPLNCTVINLRGALGHE; from the coding sequence ATGAATGGTCGGATGTATGATGCAACACTGGGCCGCTTTGTCAGCGCAGACACCTTCATTCAGGCACCAGACAATAGCCAGTCGTTCAACCGCTATAGTTATGTGCTGAATAACCCGATGAAGTACAACGACCCGAGTGGCCATTTCTTTAAGAAGCTGTTTAAGTCGATAAAGAAACATTGGAGAACAGTTGCTGCGATTGCAATTGCAGTCGTTGCGCCTTACGCGGCAGCATATATGTTAACCGTTGGATCGATTGCTGCAGCAGGTGGTTGGGCTGCTGCAATCGGTGCACTTTCTGCGGGGCAATTGGCCGCTGTTGGATTTGTCGCTGGCGCGATTGGTGGAGCGATTACCGGCCGATCCTTTAAGTCTGCATTACTTGGTGGTATCGCTGGTGCTGCTTTTGGAGCGATGCATGCCTGGAACCCGATGGGTTCAGAAATGGCTTTAAAGGCAATTGCTCACGGCGTAGCTGGTGGTTTTAGTTCAGTTATGCAAGGTGGTCAGTTTGGTGATGGATTCATTTCTGCATTTTCAACTCAAGCATTCACGTTGGCTGGTGGATTTGAAGCACTTGGGGCAACAGGCAGTCAGCGATTAGGGCAGAAATTGTATAATGCCATGATCAGTGCGGTTGTTGGTGGAACTGTCTCTTCTCTCTCAGGCGGAAAATTTGAGAATGGCGCAGTCAGTGGCGCATTTTCGAGGATGTTGAATGATACGATTCAAGATAAACTAGGTGTTGCTAAGTATAGTCGGGTCGTTGAGAAACAGGTTTTTAAAGATGGTATGCCAGTTCAAGAAGTTAGGCCAGTTAAAACTGGGTGGGTCGCTATTGAAGGTGCAAATGACTTTTTAGCTAAGGTAATAGGCAAAAACTTGAATGTTGAGTTAAGCGTTTTAGAGCAACAGAGCAAGGTCTTCAATCTTTATGAAGAAAATGTTTATTATGAAACGTATGGTTTAAAAGATGGAAAGTTACTTGAGATTTCTGACTTACAGCCAACAAATAATTTCCGATGGAGACCTACTGGCCAGGTGATTCAATCCAAGATTATAGATTTTAGGATTTGTCCTCTGAACTGTACTGTGATTAATTTAAGGGGAGCTCTAGGGCATGAATAA
- a CDS encoding heme-binding protein has translation MSLTLEDALVITKGAFSTALTKGAAPLTVAVLDSGGKLISLQRQDGSSMLRPEIAIAKAWGALALGCSSRKLALDAQQRPAFMSAVNVLAEGNLLPVPGGVLIRGNDQCLLGAVGISGDLSELDEFCAIAGIKAANLIPDEVEAVE, from the coding sequence ATGAGCTTAACATTGGAAGATGCACTGGTAATTACCAAGGGCGCATTCAGCACTGCCCTGACCAAAGGTGCTGCACCCCTGACCGTCGCTGTACTCGACAGTGGCGGTAAACTGATTTCCCTGCAGCGTCAGGACGGTTCGAGCATGTTGCGTCCTGAAATTGCAATCGCAAAAGCCTGGGGCGCACTGGCACTGGGCTGTTCTTCACGCAAACTGGCGCTGGATGCGCAGCAGCGTCCGGCATTCATGTCGGCGGTGAATGTGCTTGCAGAAGGAAACCTGCTGCCCGTCCCTGGCGGGGTTCTGATTCGTGGTAACGATCAGTGCCTGCTGGGCGCCGTCGGCATCAGTGGTGATTTATCAGAGCTTGATGAGTTCTGTGCCATCGCCGGGATTAAAGCTGCAAATCTCATCCCAGATGAAGTCGAAGCAGTTGAGTAA
- the aceB gene encoding malate synthase A gives MQLAVDSLSPDYQAILSDEAMTFLTALVSQFSGRLDNLLARREARQEEFDQGKLPGFRADTAAIRNDKSWQIAGIPQPLQDRRVEITGPVDRKMVINALNSGAKVFMCCFEDATAPSWDNMVQGQINLRDANLGDMRYVDERRQKEYILNDQPALLIARPRGLHLPEQHIQYQGKAIPGCLMDFGLYFFHNYQSRARKGLGVYYYLPKLESMEEGEWWADVFRFTENYFGAQTGTIKATVLIETLPAVFEMDEILYAMRDYIVAMNCGRWDYIFSYIKTLKQHKDRILPDRHDVTMAQPFLTAYSQLLIATCHQRGALAMGGMSAFIPSKDPEEMKQVLEKVIEDKERESSNGHDGTWVAHPGLVETAMTVFNQRLGGKPNQLDYLPPAANDIKAEDLLAPCEGHRNEAGVRKNIRIALLYIEAWIRGLGCVPIHGLMEDAATAEISRANIWQWIHHGVTLDDGQLFTTALFRTWLAQEVASLKLELDANHPQRRFDDAAQLFDELSTSDEFAPFLTLPSYPLLVS, from the coding sequence CTGCAGCTCGCTGTTGATTCACTGTCACCCGACTATCAGGCGATCCTGAGCGATGAGGCCATGACATTTCTGACCGCGCTGGTCAGCCAGTTTTCTGGTCGTCTGGACAATCTGCTGGCCCGACGTGAAGCCAGACAAGAGGAATTTGACCAGGGCAAACTGCCGGGCTTTCGTGCTGATACCGCCGCGATCCGAAATGATAAAAGCTGGCAGATCGCCGGGATTCCTCAGCCTCTGCAGGATCGCCGCGTTGAAATCACCGGACCGGTAGACCGCAAAATGGTGATCAATGCACTGAACTCTGGCGCCAAAGTCTTTATGTGTTGTTTCGAGGATGCCACTGCGCCGAGCTGGGACAACATGGTGCAAGGCCAGATCAACCTGCGTGATGCCAATCTCGGCGACATGCGTTATGTCGACGAACGCCGCCAGAAGGAATACATCCTGAATGATCAGCCGGCGCTGCTGATTGCCCGTCCGCGCGGCCTGCACTTGCCTGAACAGCACATTCAGTATCAGGGCAAAGCGATTCCAGGCTGCCTGATGGACTTCGGCCTTTACTTCTTCCATAACTACCAGTCCCGTGCCCGGAAAGGCCTGGGCGTGTATTACTACCTGCCAAAACTCGAATCCATGGAAGAAGGTGAATGGTGGGCAGATGTCTTCCGTTTCACTGAAAACTACTTTGGCGCGCAGACCGGAACAATTAAAGCAACAGTGCTGATTGAAACCCTGCCTGCCGTCTTTGAGATGGATGAAATCCTGTATGCGATGCGCGACTACATTGTCGCGATGAACTGTGGCCGCTGGGACTACATTTTCAGCTACATCAAAACCCTGAAACAACATAAAGACCGCATCCTGCCGGACCGTCATGACGTCACCATGGCGCAACCCTTCCTGACCGCGTACAGCCAGTTGCTGATTGCGACCTGTCATCAGCGTGGCGCGCTGGCTATGGGCGGAATGTCTGCCTTCATTCCGAGCAAAGATCCGGAAGAGATGAAACAGGTTCTGGAAAAAGTCATTGAAGACAAAGAGCGTGAATCATCCAACGGGCACGACGGCACCTGGGTTGCGCATCCGGGGCTGGTTGAAACAGCCATGACGGTCTTTAACCAGCGTCTGGGCGGTAAACCGAATCAGCTTGATTATCTGCCACCGGCAGCAAACGACATCAAAGCAGAAGATCTGCTGGCGCCTTGTGAAGGCCACAGAAACGAAGCGGGTGTACGCAAGAACATCCGGATTGCGCTGCTTTATATCGAAGCCTGGATCCGTGGTCTGGGTTGTGTGCCTATCCATGGGTTGATGGAAGACGCAGCCACCGCCGAGATTTCACGTGCCAACATCTGGCAATGGATTCACCACGGCGTCACGCTGGATGACGGTCAGCTGTTTACCACAGCGCTGTTCCGGACCTGGCTGGCGCAGGAAGTGGCCAGCCTGAAACTGGAGCTGGATGCGAATCACCCGCAACGCCGGTTTGATGATGCAGCGCAGTTGTTTGATGAGCTGTCGACCTCAGACGAGTTTGCACCATTCCTGACCCTGCCAAGCTACCCGCTGCTGGTGAGCTGA
- the hyi gene encoding hydroxypyruvate isomerase — MPKLAANLSMLFTEVPFMDRFEAAAKAGFRGVEYLFPYAFEAEAIQAKLNALGLTQVLFNLPAGDWDAGDRGIAVDPKRVEEFRAGVPEAIRYAKALNCSQVNCLAGIVPAGVTPGQAEATFVDNLRFASAELKKAGIHLVIEAINTRDIPGFFLNNTRQGLDIIEKVGSDNLELQYDIYHMQIMEGDLATTLSRELGQIRHVQLADNPGRHEPGTGEINYAFLFQHLDEIGYEGWVGCEYKPQTTTEEGLSWLKAYNQI; from the coding sequence ATGCCGAAATTAGCAGCAAATCTGTCCATGCTCTTCACGGAAGTTCCATTTATGGACCGCTTTGAAGCCGCCGCAAAGGCGGGCTTCCGTGGCGTGGAATACCTGTTCCCTTATGCCTTCGAAGCGGAGGCAATTCAGGCCAAACTGAATGCGTTGGGTCTGACTCAGGTGTTGTTCAATCTGCCTGCGGGGGATTGGGACGCTGGCGACCGCGGGATTGCAGTCGATCCAAAGCGTGTGGAAGAGTTTCGTGCCGGTGTGCCGGAAGCGATTCGCTATGCCAAAGCGCTGAACTGTTCACAGGTGAACTGTCTGGCGGGCATCGTCCCGGCTGGCGTGACACCGGGTCAGGCGGAAGCAACGTTTGTCGACAACCTGCGTTTTGCTTCGGCCGAACTGAAAAAAGCCGGCATTCACCTGGTGATTGAAGCAATCAACACCCGTGATATTCCGGGTTTCTTCCTCAATAACACCCGTCAGGGGCTGGATATTATTGAGAAAGTCGGCAGCGACAATCTGGAACTGCAATACGACATCTACCACATGCAGATCATGGAAGGCGATCTGGCGACCACGCTGAGTCGCGAACTGGGCCAGATCCGCCATGTTCAGCTGGCTGACAATCCGGGCCGCCATGAGCCGGGCACCGGTGAAATTAACTATGCCTTTCTGTTTCAGCATCTGGACGAGATTGGCTATGAAGGCTGGGTGGGCTGTGAATACAAGCCGCAAACCACGACTGAAGAAGGCCTGAGCTGGCTGAAAGCATACAATCAAATCTAA
- a CDS encoding 2-hydroxy-3-oxopropionate reductase: MTTIAFIGTGIMGKPMAENLQKAGHQLIFSDHYNEAPADLVANGAQVVHSAKAAAEAAEYIILMVPNTPQVEDVLFGENGVAQALDASKTVIDMSSISPIETKTIAARVKETGADYLDAPVSGGEVGAVNATLTIMVGGSEAGFAKAKPLFEIMGKNINLVGENGAGQICKVANQIIVALNIEAVAEALVFASKAGADPARVREALMGGFANSKVLEVHGERMVKGTFDPGFRIQLHQKDLNLALSGAEALGMSLPNTQSAQNLFDACVKLGGEGWDHSAMIRAIEELANHNIRQ, from the coding sequence ATGACGACTATCGCATTTATCGGCACCGGTATCATGGGTAAACCTATGGCAGAGAACCTGCAAAAAGCAGGGCATCAACTGATTTTCTCTGACCATTACAATGAAGCACCGGCTGATCTGGTGGCGAATGGCGCTCAGGTTGTTCATTCAGCAAAAGCCGCTGCAGAAGCCGCAGAATATATCATTCTGATGGTGCCAAACACACCTCAGGTCGAAGACGTTCTGTTTGGTGAAAATGGCGTTGCACAAGCGCTGGATGCCAGTAAAACAGTTATTGATATGAGTTCAATCTCGCCGATTGAAACCAAGACCATTGCAGCGCGTGTAAAAGAAACGGGTGCCGATTATCTGGATGCGCCAGTCTCCGGTGGTGAAGTGGGTGCGGTCAACGCCACGCTGACCATCATGGTGGGCGGCAGCGAAGCCGGTTTTGCGAAAGCCAAGCCTCTGTTTGAAATCATGGGTAAGAACATCAATCTGGTGGGCGAAAATGGCGCAGGCCAGATTTGTAAAGTCGCAAACCAGATCATCGTTGCATTGAACATTGAAGCGGTTGCAGAAGCGCTGGTATTCGCCTCTAAAGCCGGTGCCGATCCTGCGCGTGTCCGTGAAGCGCTGATGGGCGGTTTTGCCAACTCGAAAGTGCTGGAAGTGCATGGTGAGCGTATGGTGAAAGGCACCTTTGATCCGGGCTTCCGCATTCAGCTGCATCAGAAAGACCTGAATCTGGCACTCTCGGGTGCTGAAGCACTGGGTATGTCGCTGCCAAATACTCAGTCTGCGCAGAATCTGTTTGATGCCTGTGTGAAACTGGGCGGCGAAGGCTGGGACCACTCAGCAATGATTCGCGCCATTGAAGAACTGGCAAATCATAATATCCGCCAGTAA